Proteins encoded together in one Argiope bruennichi chromosome 1, qqArgBrue1.1, whole genome shotgun sequence window:
- the LOC129973776 gene encoding plasminogen-like: MKKPKYIVFSTNKNKKLTYDFKDITETNSTIACGPSRPLIVTENLGYISSPGFDNFHYYPAQKNCSWILKASEGKVFMLHTMFFSLNMDCETDFLYLYDGEKKVGQYCGYFIPPVHKSKNSVIHLKFVSGRTPRDVGFKLYFQQVDPTVICEDDEVTCRHRTKCVPQDRKCDGIDDCGDGTDEEKCDQKNVTSNSCGIPAVKPVLDSFRIVGGKKAVPGSWPWQASLRLIANTPNSHYCGGVLINKQWVLTAGHCFKKGNLEVRNWNVLFGKHFTLVPDETEQLRYMESIHLHPKYNINETRLSIPWLQRKQHDLALVKLNAPITITKYVSPVCLPPANYTIPVGTVCYVTGWGDTYGTGYELELKQAAVPIVSLEQCRKWHRFLDVAPTMVCAGHADGGHDSCQGDSGGPLVYTDDKNVWHIAGIVSTGGNICADKESPGIYTLVPYYVDWIERTIKAHT; this comes from the exons ATGAAGAAACCCAAGTATATAGTTTTTtctaccaataaaaataaaaagttgacaTATGACTTCAAGG ATATAACAGAAACAAATAGCACTATTGCTTGTGGACCATCCAGACCGTTAATAGTAACAGAAAACTTGGGATATATATCATCACCTGGTTTTGACAATTTTCATTACTATCCTGCTCAGAAAAATTGCTCATGGATTCTCAAGGCTTCAGAAGGAAAA GTTTTCATGCTTCATACAATGTTCTTCTCCTTGAACATGGATTGCGAAACAGATTTTCTATATCTATATGATGGAGAGAAGAAAGTTGGGCAATATTGTGGTTACTTCATACCACCTGTGCACAAATCCAAGAATAGTGTTATTCATCTCAAGTTTGTTAGTGGAAGAACTCCAAGAGATGtgggatttaaattatattttcagcaaGTAGATCCCACTG TGATTTGTGAAGATGACGAAGTGACTTGTCGTCATAGGACAAAATGTGTTCCACAAGATAGAAAATGCGATGGAATCGATGATTGTGGTGATGGAACAGACGAAGAAAAATGTG atcaaaagaaTGTCACCTCTAACTCTTGTGGAATTCCCGCCGTGAAGCCAGTTCTAGACAGTTTCCGTATTGTTGGAGGAAAAAAAGCTGTTCCTGGAAGTTGGCCTTGGCAGGCATCTTTGAGATTGATAGCCAATACACCAAACAGTCATTATTGCGGTGGAGTGCTAATTAATAAGCAATGGGTGCTCACAGCTGGGCACTGTTTTAAGAA agGGAATTTAGAAGTAAGGAACTGGAATGTCTTGTTTGGAAAGCACTTCACCCTCGTCCCTGACGAGACAGAACAACTGCGATACATGGAATCGATACATCTCCATCCCAAATATAATATAAACGAAACTAGA cTTTCAATTCCATGGCTGCAGAGGAAACAGCACGATCTTGCTCTGGTCAAGTTGAATGCTCCAATTACAATCACAAAATACGTATCTCCAGTGTGCTTACCGCCCGCAAACTATACCATACCTGTTGGAACAGTTTGCTACGTGACTGGATGGGGAGATACTTATG gCACAGGTTATGAATTGGAGCTGAAGCAGGCCGCTGTACCAATCGTGTCATTAGAACAGTGTCGCAAGTGGCACAGATTTTTGGATGTAGCTCCTACTATGGTTTGTGCGGGGCATGCTGATGGTGGACACGATTCATGTCAG GGTGACAGTGGAGGTCCTTTAGTGTATACAGATGATAAGAATGTTTGGCATATTGCTGGTATAGTATCAACAGGTGGCAATATATGTGCAGATAAAGAATCACCTGGAATATACACCTTGGTACCTTATTACGTGGACTGGATAGAGCGCACTATCAAAGCACACACGTGA